In Streptomyces puniciscabiei, a single genomic region encodes these proteins:
- a CDS encoding FUSC family protein encodes MTRGALAAGPLLLAGVGTGHTAPGVLAAIAAMLAGINDRPGSRRASVRRLGVPALAGALGLLAGTYAGQGLAAVPLTLVLTLLGLFAGGISAVGPVASAAGTHLLVGAAIGAGMPAAASGWQRALAFLAGAGWLLLLRLALPTPGSLAGDFRFDGERAAVAEVYDAVAALLDAVGGEHATARRAALTAALDHAQDALAGPRLRRRAGSAAERRLHAQYVAALPLAEAATALFWAGEPVSVRAAEGPRRLAAAVRGNTGTGPLPAPHRSAPALRALDDALLRAAEAFDRAEDAQQRPPARRRGVRHAVRAAVGTGGREYGLRVALCFGASAAIAQALHHTRWYGQHQHWYWLPATAVFLVKPDLGPLASRVLCRAAGTVLGALVFAGLAALLPRPAGLIVLVAVCGALVPVATRHFAALTAVVTVLVLALVMAGGEPQASVSRIGETLMACALVLVVGHLPMPGERGGGVRARLATAGSAAHAYLVHVLGESGDRAQRWALRREAYRTLAEARTAIALAAAELPALARHTAGTDTVAVVLERLVDTTTACAVHLDETGRLTPRHVRQLRSALDELRLQGLEVPLPAAAQPYHGAHA; translated from the coding sequence ATGACCCGGGGCGCCCTCGCCGCCGGGCCGCTGCTGCTGGCCGGAGTCGGCACGGGACACACCGCCCCCGGCGTCCTCGCCGCCATCGCCGCGATGCTCGCCGGCATCAACGACCGGCCCGGCAGCCGGCGGGCCTCCGTCCGACGGCTCGGGGTGCCCGCGCTGGCCGGGGCACTCGGGCTGCTCGCGGGGACGTACGCGGGGCAGGGGCTGGCCGCCGTACCGCTGACCCTGGTGCTCACCCTGCTCGGGCTGTTCGCCGGCGGCATCAGCGCGGTCGGGCCCGTCGCCTCCGCCGCCGGAACGCACCTGCTCGTCGGCGCCGCGATCGGCGCCGGGATGCCGGCGGCCGCGAGCGGCTGGCAGCGGGCGCTCGCCTTCCTCGCCGGGGCCGGCTGGCTGCTCCTGCTGCGGCTCGCCCTGCCCACGCCCGGTTCGCTCGCCGGGGACTTCCGGTTCGACGGGGAACGGGCCGCGGTCGCCGAGGTGTACGACGCCGTCGCCGCGCTCCTCGACGCCGTGGGCGGTGAACACGCCACCGCCCGGCGGGCCGCGCTCACCGCCGCCCTCGACCACGCCCAGGACGCCCTCGCCGGACCCCGGCTGCGCCGGCGGGCCGGCTCCGCCGCCGAGCGCCGGCTGCACGCGCAGTACGTGGCCGCCCTCCCGCTCGCCGAGGCCGCCACCGCCTTGTTCTGGGCGGGGGAGCCCGTCTCCGTGCGGGCGGCGGAAGGGCCCCGGCGGCTCGCCGCCGCCGTCCGCGGCAACACCGGCACCGGCCCGCTGCCCGCCCCCCACCGGTCCGCCCCCGCCCTGCGGGCCCTCGACGACGCCCTGTTGCGCGCCGCCGAGGCCTTCGACCGGGCCGAGGACGCACAGCAGCGGCCACCCGCCAGGCGCCGGGGCGTGCGGCACGCCGTCCGCGCCGCGGTCGGCACCGGTGGACGCGAATACGGGCTGCGGGTCGCCCTGTGTTTCGGAGCCAGCGCCGCGATCGCCCAGGCCCTGCACCACACCCGCTGGTACGGCCAGCACCAGCACTGGTACTGGCTGCCCGCCACCGCCGTCTTCCTCGTCAAGCCCGACCTCGGGCCGCTCGCCTCCCGCGTGCTGTGCCGGGCCGCCGGAACGGTGCTGGGCGCCCTGGTGTTCGCCGGGCTCGCCGCGCTGCTGCCCCGGCCCGCCGGGCTGATCGTGCTGGTCGCGGTCTGCGGGGCGCTCGTGCCGGTCGCGACGAGGCACTTCGCCGCGCTGACCGCCGTCGTCACCGTCCTCGTCCTCGCCCTGGTCATGGCGGGCGGCGAGCCGCAGGCCTCCGTCAGCCGGATCGGCGAGACCCTGATGGCCTGCGCGCTCGTGCTGGTTGTCGGGCATCTGCCGATGCCGGGGGAGCGCGGCGGCGGGGTCCGGGCGCGGCTCGCCACGGCCGGGAGCGCCGCGCACGCCTATCTTGTGCACGTCCTCGGCGAGTCCGGTGACCGCGCCCAGCGGTGGGCGCTGCGGCGGGAGGCCTACCGCACCCTCGCCGAGGCCCGTACCGCCATCGCACTGGCCGCCGCCGAACTGCCCGCCCTCGCCCGGCACACCGCGGGCACGGACACCGTCGCTGTCGTCCTGGAGCGACTTGTCGACACGACCACGGCCTGTGCCGTCCACCTCGACGAGACGGGCCGGCTCACGCCCCGGCACGTCCGTCAACTGCGCAGCGCCTTGGATGAGTTGAGGCTGCAGGGGTTGGAGGTGCCCCTGCCCGCCGCCGCTCAGCCGTACCACGGGGCCCATGCCTGA
- a CDS encoding DUF899 domain-containing protein, with product MSLPEIVSPERWRAAREELLRKEEAVRRAREVLGEERRRLPMVEVEAEYVFEGGDGKATLLDLFEGRAQLIVHHFMFAPEWETGCPCCAAFLDQVGPLAHLRARNTSFAAVSRAPFTRILPFKARMGWTVPWYSSSCASSQGDFNLDFEATVESDRGPVERPGISCFLRDHDRVFHTYSAYDDGLDGIGTLAGLLDLTPFGRDPAGSDRLRLHDAYDY from the coding sequence ATGTCGCTTCCGGAGATCGTCTCGCCCGAGCGGTGGCGCGCGGCGCGCGAGGAACTGCTGCGCAAGGAGGAGGCGGTCAGACGGGCCCGCGAGGTACTCGGGGAGGAGCGGCGGCGGCTGCCCATGGTCGAGGTCGAGGCGGAGTACGTCTTCGAGGGCGGCGACGGCAAGGCCACCCTTCTGGACCTCTTCGAGGGCCGGGCCCAGCTGATCGTCCATCACTTCATGTTCGCCCCGGAGTGGGAGACCGGCTGCCCGTGCTGCGCGGCCTTCCTGGACCAGGTCGGCCCCCTCGCCCATCTGCGGGCCCGCAATACCTCCTTCGCGGCCGTCTCCCGCGCGCCGTTCACCCGGATCCTGCCGTTCAAGGCGCGCATGGGCTGGACGGTGCCCTGGTACTCCTCCTCGTGCGCGTCGTCCCAGGGCGACTTCAACCTCGACTTCGAGGCCACCGTGGAGTCGGACCGGGGCCCGGTCGAGCGGCCCGGCATCAGCTGCTTCCTGCGCGACCACGACCGGGTCTTCCACACCTATTCGGCGTACGACGACGGGCTGGACGGAATCGGCACGCTCGCCGGCCTGCTCGACCTGACCCCGTTCGGCCGCGACCCGGCCGGCAGCGACCGGCTGCGCCTTCACGACGCGTACGACTACTGA
- a CDS encoding ATP-binding protein: MPSVHGGEIVASVIPSAPLGTAAAADRPGRGAATEAAPDDAAAGRRFRFELAAHPGSVAQARRLAHARLTGWSVCADTCDSAVLVISELVTNAIVHTASSRVVCELHDQDDTVRIAVRDEGCAPGEPHPCPQRADEEHGRGLLLVGALCRAWGVQEHGPGLLVWAELARRAEAAHDTTAPRGDLGWGARPKPDRPDDSGEDETPEGRQRAAGHPRLPRPPHAPEHQHRHAAPDPHRHRTPDRPPHQPAHRPPEQRRAGERP; this comes from the coding sequence TTGCCAAGTGTTCACGGCGGGGAGATAGTGGCAAGCGTGATTCCGTCCGCGCCCTTAGGAACAGCCGCCGCCGCAGACCGTCCCGGTCGCGGTGCAGCCACGGAAGCAGCCCCCGACGATGCCGCTGCCGGGCGCCGGTTCCGCTTCGAGCTGGCCGCCCATCCGGGTTCCGTCGCCCAGGCGAGACGCCTCGCGCATGCCCGGCTGACCGGCTGGTCGGTGTGCGCGGACACCTGCGACAGCGCGGTCCTGGTCATATCCGAGCTGGTCACGAACGCGATCGTGCACACCGCGAGCAGCCGTGTGGTGTGCGAGCTGCATGACCAGGACGACACCGTGCGCATAGCCGTACGGGACGAGGGCTGTGCCCCCGGCGAACCCCACCCGTGCCCGCAGCGCGCCGACGAGGAGCACGGGAGGGGGTTGCTCCTCGTCGGCGCGCTGTGCCGGGCCTGGGGCGTGCAGGAACACGGGCCGGGACTACTGGTCTGGGCCGAGCTGGCCCGCCGGGCCGAGGCGGCCCACGACACCACCGCTCCGCGGGGCGACCTGGGCTGGGGCGCCCGCCCCAAGCCGGACCGCCCCGACGACTCCGGCGAGGACGAGACGCCGGAGGGCCGGCAACGGGCCGCCGGGCACCCGCGTCTCCCCCGCCCCCCTCACGCTCCCGAGCACCAGCACCGCCACGCCGCACCGGATCCGCACCGGCACCGCACTCCGGACCGGCCCCCGCACCAGCCGGCGCACCGGCCCCCCGAGCAGCGCCGTGCCGGGGAGCGTCCGTGA
- a CDS encoding helix-turn-helix domain-containing protein, with protein sequence MSEPRSAPTVGQVVLGRRLLDLRERAGLKREEAARVLRVAPATVRRMEMAEVALKIPYLQLLLKAYGVPDDETELFVQLAEEANKPGWWQRFHDILPGWFSMYVSLEGAASLIRSYEPHFVPGLLQTEDYARGVLKSGAIGQTSPDDIERHVALRMQRQHLLTRPDAPRFWAVMDETALRRPVGPPEVMRAQIDKLLEATKLPHVTLQVAPFASGPHPGTYGPFVLFRFAVPELPDMVYSEYLTGAVYLDARTEVATHLEVMDRMAAQAATAQRTKEILRDLHKEL encoded by the coding sequence GTGAGCGAACCGCGGTCCGCACCGACGGTGGGCCAGGTGGTCCTCGGCCGACGCCTGTTGGACCTGCGGGAACGCGCCGGACTCAAGCGCGAGGAGGCCGCCCGCGTCCTGCGCGTCGCGCCCGCCACCGTCCGCCGCATGGAGATGGCCGAGGTCGCCCTCAAGATCCCGTACCTGCAACTGCTGCTGAAGGCCTACGGTGTACCCGACGACGAGACCGAGCTCTTCGTCCAGCTGGCCGAGGAGGCCAACAAGCCCGGCTGGTGGCAGCGCTTCCACGACATCCTGCCCGGCTGGTTCTCGATGTACGTCAGCCTGGAGGGCGCGGCCAGTCTCATCCGCTCCTACGAGCCGCACTTCGTCCCCGGTCTGCTGCAGACCGAGGACTATGCGCGTGGCGTGCTCAAGTCCGGTGCCATCGGCCAGACCAGCCCGGACGACATCGAGCGGCATGTCGCCCTGCGCATGCAACGCCAGCACCTGCTCACCCGCCCCGACGCCCCCCGCTTCTGGGCGGTGATGGACGAGACCGCCCTGCGCCGCCCGGTCGGCCCTCCGGAGGTGATGCGCGCGCAGATCGACAAGTTGCTCGAGGCCACGAAGCTGCCCCATGTGACGCTCCAGGTCGCCCCGTTCGCGAGCGGGCCGCACCCGGGGACGTACGGGCCCTTCGTGCTGTTCCGATTCGCCGTGCCGGAGCTGCCGGACATGGTCTACAGCGAGTACCTGACCGGCGCCGTCTACCTGGACGCGCGCACGGAGGTGGCGACCCACCTCGAGGTCATGGACCGCATGGCGGCGCAGGCCGCTACGGCACAACGCACGAAGGAGATCCTCCGGGATCTCCACAAGGAGCTGTGA
- a CDS encoding DUF397 domain-containing protein, with amino-acid sequence MDRITPRGHVYNGMPARELGSEGWHKPWSGGNGGNCLEAMKLADGRIAVRQSTDPDGPALIYTTAEISAFIEGAKAGEADFLLS; translated from the coding sequence ATGGATCGCATCACGCCGCGCGGACACGTCTACAACGGCATGCCCGCACGGGAGTTGGGCAGCGAGGGCTGGCACAAGCCCTGGAGCGGTGGCAACGGCGGGAACTGTCTGGAGGCGATGAAGCTGGCCGACGGCCGGATCGCCGTACGCCAGTCCACCGACCCGGACGGGCCGGCGCTGATCTACACCACGGCCGAGATCAGTGCGTTCATCGAGGGCGCCAAGGCGGGGGAGGCCGACTTCCTGCTGTCCTGA
- a CDS encoding SAM-dependent methyltransferase, producing MTGQDPTAVEIDTSKPHPARMYDWYLGGKDNYPVDEAMGRQMLALEPRVPVMARVNRAFMHRATRWLARQGVRQFLDIGTGIPTEPNLHQIAQRIAPEARVVYCDNDPIVLAHAAALLRSTPEGATEYLQADVRDPDAIIAGARELLDLGRPVALSLVALLHFIPDEDGAHELVARLLAELPSGSFLMMTHATADFTPEESAAATEKLKAAGVTLALRSREEFTRFFTGLDLVEPGVEIVHKWHPELGEPVPGQDDGVIPGYGAVARKR from the coding sequence ATGACAGGGCAGGACCCGACGGCCGTCGAGATCGACACGAGCAAGCCGCATCCCGCGCGGATGTACGACTGGTATCTGGGCGGCAAGGACAACTACCCCGTCGACGAGGCGATGGGCCGGCAGATGCTGGCCCTGGAGCCCCGGGTGCCGGTGATGGCCCGGGTCAACCGCGCGTTCATGCACCGCGCCACCCGCTGGCTGGCGCGCCAGGGCGTACGGCAGTTCCTGGACATCGGCACCGGCATACCCACCGAGCCGAACCTGCACCAGATCGCCCAGCGGATCGCGCCCGAGGCCCGGGTCGTCTACTGCGACAACGACCCGATCGTGCTGGCCCACGCCGCGGCCCTGCTGCGCAGCACACCGGAGGGCGCCACCGAGTACCTGCAGGCCGACGTGCGCGATCCGGACGCGATCATCGCGGGTGCCAGGGAGCTCCTGGACCTCGGCCGGCCGGTCGCCCTCTCCCTCGTCGCCCTGCTGCACTTCATCCCCGACGAGGACGGCGCACACGAGCTCGTCGCCCGCCTGCTCGCCGAACTGCCCTCCGGCAGTTTCCTGATGATGACCCACGCCACGGCCGACTTCACCCCGGAGGAGTCGGCGGCCGCCACCGAGAAACTCAAGGCGGCCGGCGTCACCCTCGCCCTGCGCTCCCGAGAGGAGTTCACCCGCTTCTTCACCGGTCTCGACCTGGTCGAACCCGGCGTGGAGATCGTCCACAAGTGGCATCCCGAACTGGGCGAGCCGGTCCCCGGCCAGGACGACGGGGTCATCCCGGGGTACGGGGCGGTGGCGCGGAAGCGGTAG
- a CDS encoding PLP-dependent aminotransferase family protein, whose product MTESWVNSAERIGADLHLELSGPGGRRAALTGALREAVRSGRLAPGTRLPPYRSLAADLGVARNTVADAYAELVAEGWLTARQGSGTRVADRAEPLRHAVRTPVRTPPRARGPRHDLRQGGPDASAFPRAAWSACYRRALQAAPNEAFGPGDPAGRRELREALAAYLARARGVRTEPDRIVICSGFAHALRLLFGQGAGGVLRGPLGVEAYGLDFHRRLLTTARVRTVPLPLDEHGARVDVLRRERAVLLTPAHQFPTGGPLHPERRAAVIDWARARGTVVLEDDYDGEFRYDRKPVGALQGLDPERVIHLGSVSKSLSPALRLGWMVLPERYVGPVLAAKDEREGWASVLDQLALAEFIVSGAYDRHVRSMRQRYRHRRDRLVAALAEHAPHVEVTGIAAGLHAVLRLPPGTERSTVKAAAWQGVALDGLAAFRHPEAARATVGDGLVVGYAAAAEHAYGAALEALCGVLPPETAETAEPAEPAG is encoded by the coding sequence ATGACGGAATCGTGGGTCAATTCCGCTGAGCGGATCGGCGCGGATCTGCATCTGGAGCTGTCGGGTCCGGGCGGGCGGCGGGCGGCGCTGACCGGGGCGCTGCGGGAGGCCGTGCGCAGCGGGCGGCTGGCGCCTGGCACCCGGTTGCCGCCGTACCGGTCGCTCGCCGCCGATCTGGGCGTGGCCCGCAACACGGTGGCCGACGCCTATGCGGAACTGGTCGCGGAGGGCTGGCTGACCGCCCGCCAGGGTTCGGGCACCCGGGTCGCCGACCGGGCGGAGCCGCTGCGGCACGCCGTACGGACGCCGGTGAGAACACCTCCACGCGCGCGTGGCCCGCGGCACGATCTGCGGCAGGGCGGGCCGGACGCGTCGGCGTTCCCGCGGGCGGCCTGGTCGGCCTGCTATCGGCGGGCGCTGCAGGCGGCGCCGAACGAGGCCTTCGGGCCGGGGGATCCCGCCGGGCGCCGGGAGCTGCGGGAGGCGCTGGCCGCATATCTGGCACGCGCGCGTGGCGTGCGGACAGAGCCGGACCGGATCGTGATCTGCTCGGGCTTCGCGCACGCGCTGCGGCTGCTGTTCGGCCAGGGCGCGGGCGGGGTGCTGCGCGGCCCGCTGGGCGTGGAGGCGTACGGGCTGGACTTCCATCGGAGGCTGCTCACGACGGCCCGGGTGCGGACGGTGCCGCTGCCGCTGGACGAGCACGGCGCGCGGGTGGACGTACTGAGGCGGGAGCGGGCCGTGCTGCTCACGCCGGCGCACCAGTTCCCGACCGGTGGCCCCCTGCACCCGGAGCGCCGGGCGGCGGTGATCGACTGGGCACGCGCGCGTGGGACGGTCGTGCTGGAGGACGACTACGACGGCGAGTTCCGGTACGACCGCAAGCCGGTCGGCGCGCTCCAGGGCCTCGATCCGGAGCGGGTGATCCACCTCGGGTCGGTCAGCAAGAGCCTGTCGCCGGCGCTGCGGCTGGGCTGGATGGTGCTTCCGGAGCGGTATGTCGGGCCCGTGCTGGCGGCGAAGGACGAGCGGGAGGGCTGGGCGAGCGTCCTGGACCAGCTGGCGTTGGCGGAGTTCATCGTCTCCGGGGCGTACGACCGTCATGTGCGGAGCATGCGGCAGCGCTACCGGCACCGGCGTGACCGGCTCGTCGCCGCGCTCGCCGAACACGCTCCGCATGTCGAGGTGACGGGCATCGCGGCCGGGCTGCACGCGGTGCTGCGGCTGCCGCCGGGCACCGAGCGGTCCACGGTGAAGGCCGCCGCGTGGCAGGGGGTCGCCCTGGACGGACTCGCCGCGTTCCGGCATCCGGAGGCGGCGCGGGCGACGGTGGGTGACGGACTGGTCGTGGGCTACGCGGCCGCCGCCGAGCATGCCTACGGCGCGGCGTTGGAGGCGCTGTGCGGGGTGCTGCCGCCGGAGACGGCCGAGACGGCCGAGCCCGCCGAGCCCGCCGGGTGA
- a CDS encoding carboxymuconolactone decarboxylase family protein, with protein MPTNTTATAADLTTAIAQAEDARSRLDFAKSAPKAFRAVIGLDAAARAGLDPVLAELIQIRSSLLNHCAYCLHMHTNDARTAGETEDRLHMVAVWREARHFFTPREQAALALTEALTLVADAGVPDPVYAEAAAHFDEAELAHVIALICTINTWNRVALATGRVAGTDERKG; from the coding sequence ATGCCGACGAACACGACAGCCACCGCAGCCGACCTCACCACAGCGATCGCCCAGGCCGAGGACGCCCGCAGCCGACTGGACTTCGCGAAGTCCGCCCCGAAGGCCTTCCGCGCCGTCATCGGCCTCGACGCCGCCGCCCGCGCCGGCCTCGACCCGGTGCTGGCGGAGCTGATCCAGATCCGCTCCTCCCTCCTCAACCACTGCGCCTACTGCCTGCACATGCACACGAACGACGCCCGCACGGCCGGCGAGACCGAGGACCGGCTGCACATGGTCGCCGTCTGGCGGGAGGCCCGGCACTTCTTCACCCCCAGGGAGCAGGCCGCCCTCGCCCTCACGGAGGCCCTGACCCTCGTCGCCGACGCGGGCGTCCCCGACCCCGTCTACGCCGAGGCCGCGGCCCACTTCGACGAGGCGGAACTGGCCCACGTCATCGCCCTGATCTGCACGATCAACACGTGGAACAGAGTGGCCCTGGCGACGGGGAGGGTGGCGGGGACGGACGAGCGGAAGGGATGA
- a CDS encoding glutamate synthase subunit beta, with the protein MADPKGFMTTPRQEWPRRPVEERVRDWDEVYVPGALLPIISKQADRCMDCGIPFCHQACPLGNLIPEWNDLVSREDWRAASDRLHATNNFPEFTGRLCPAPCEAGCVLAINQPAVTIKNVECAIADRAWEEGFTQARPPERLSGKTVAVIGSGPTGLAAAQQLTRAGHTVAVYEKDDRIGGLMRYGIPEFKMEKHHLERRIEQMRSEGTRFRTSTAVGRDIGAADLRGRYDAVVIATGATAWRELPVPGRELNGIHQAMEYLPLANRVCEGDLEVSPLSAAGKHVVIVGGGDTGADCLGTAVREGAASVTQLDIYAQPGAERDEDTEPWPTYPKIYRLSAAHEEARDLRTAPAADADARLFAASTLHFSGDDGGRVRSLHLVEVDESRRPVAGTGRTLPADLVLLALGFSGPDQEDGLIGQLGLALQPRGTIARDDGFATNVPGVFAAGDAARGQSLIVWAIAEGRAVAAAVDRYLTGRSRLPAPVSPRDRPMTV; encoded by the coding sequence ATGGCCGATCCCAAGGGGTTCATGACCACGCCGCGCCAGGAGTGGCCGCGGCGGCCCGTCGAGGAGCGGGTGCGGGACTGGGACGAGGTGTACGTCCCAGGAGCGCTGCTGCCCATCATCAGCAAGCAGGCCGACCGGTGCATGGACTGCGGCATCCCGTTCTGCCACCAGGCCTGTCCGCTGGGCAACCTGATCCCGGAGTGGAACGACCTGGTCTCGCGGGAGGACTGGCGGGCGGCCAGCGACCGGCTGCACGCGACGAACAACTTCCCGGAGTTCACCGGCCGGTTGTGTCCGGCGCCGTGTGAGGCGGGGTGCGTGCTCGCGATCAACCAGCCGGCCGTCACCATCAAGAACGTCGAGTGCGCGATCGCCGACCGGGCCTGGGAGGAAGGTTTCACCCAGGCGCGGCCGCCCGAGCGGCTGTCCGGGAAGACGGTCGCCGTCATCGGCTCGGGGCCCACCGGGCTCGCCGCGGCACAGCAGCTGACGCGGGCCGGGCACACGGTCGCCGTGTACGAGAAGGACGACCGGATCGGCGGGCTGATGCGGTACGGGATCCCCGAGTTCAAGATGGAGAAGCACCACTTGGAGCGGCGGATCGAGCAGATGCGGTCCGAGGGGACGAGGTTCCGTACGTCGACGGCCGTCGGGCGGGACATCGGGGCGGCAGACCTGCGGGGACGGTACGACGCCGTCGTCATCGCCACCGGGGCCACGGCGTGGCGGGAACTTCCGGTGCCCGGCCGGGAGTTGAACGGGATACACCAGGCGATGGAGTATCTGCCGCTGGCGAACCGGGTGTGTGAGGGGGATCTGGAGGTTTCACCGCTGTCCGCGGCCGGCAAGCATGTGGTGATCGTCGGCGGCGGGGACACCGGGGCGGACTGTCTGGGAACCGCGGTGCGCGAGGGGGCCGCGTCCGTGACCCAGCTGGACATCTACGCGCAGCCGGGCGCCGAGCGCGACGAGGACACCGAGCCATGGCCGACGTACCCGAAGATCTACCGGCTGTCGGCCGCGCACGAGGAGGCCCGGGACCTGCGTACGGCACCGGCGGCGGACGCGGACGCCCGGCTGTTCGCGGCGTCCACCCTCCACTTCTCCGGGGACGACGGCGGGCGGGTGCGCTCGCTGCACCTGGTGGAGGTCGACGAGTCGCGCCGCCCGGTGGCGGGCACCGGGCGGACGCTTCCCGCCGATCTCGTGCTGCTCGCCCTCGGGTTCTCCGGACCGGACCAGGAGGACGGACTGATCGGGCAGTTGGGGCTGGCGCTGCAACCCCGCGGCACGATCGCCCGGGACGACGGTTTCGCGACCAACGTCCCCGGGGTGTTCGCCGCCGGTGACGCGGCGCGCGGGCAGTCGCTCATCGTCTGGGCGATCGCGGAGGGGCGGGCGGTGGCGGCGGCCGTCGACCGTTATCTGACCGGCCGCTCGCGGCTGCCGGCGCCGGTCTCTCCGAGGGATCGGCCGATGACGGTATGA